A stretch of DNA from Anopheles ziemanni chromosome 3, idAnoZiCoDA_A2_x.2, whole genome shotgun sequence:
TTCCCATTCCCTACCAAGTGTATCTGCCTGTTTGCTACTACTTTTGATTAACTAACATTTTTATCTGATGAGGGTTGAAGGGTTTCTCCctgcttttgcttttcttttcttcaaacaTACTTTTGCCCTTTGTTTTATATTCTAGTCGTCCTTTTCTCCAATATGTTTCGATTCATTTTGTATGATCAGCGTGTGAAAAATTGGTGATAAAATGATATTTGATTGTGTGAAtgcgtttcttttccttcttcgctctctctctctctctatttccGTTTGCTTCTAAATGTGAATATGagttattattaaaaaaaaaaatactccgTCACTAGAGGCActttttgcttcgtttatCGTCGTCGTGGGTTTGTTagtcttaaaaaaaaattttagaCGAGTGCTCACAAAGAAGTGGTTCGGTTTCTTGGTCGAATGGCAGCGTAAGCCGTTTCTGCCCTTTAAGGATGCACCGATCAGCTCGTAGTTTTGCTAACGTTTTATGAGTATGTCTGGAAGGGGTTTGCAAACGTTCTGACGCAAATTTGGTGGGGATAGAACGGTCGTCAGTCAGCAATGGTTGCGGGGTTGGTTTAGAAATGCCTTCCGGCGTACCCACTGTCGTACAGCTTGCACATCGAGTCCGCTCGGCTTCCGGTGAGCGTCGGTGTCGGCACCACGGACGAGCCCATCGAGGCGTTCTCAAACTGACGCTGCTTTCGGCGACGCTGCCACAGGTACGTCCAGATGGCAATGACGGCCAGCTGTGCGAGCAGAAACACGGCTCCGGCAACGATGAGTCCTAtcgagagggagagggaaggaaataaacaatcTGATCTATGTGCTTGGGGAAGGAATTTTGTCCGGCAATACTTACCCAGTCCGTTGACACAGATTCCTTGTCCATCGTTGGCCACGAACACGGTTTCGCTGCTGCTGATCTTCGGCTTGGCACCCTGCTGCTTCTCGAAGCCGAACTTGTCGGTGATCTGGATCGACTGCACCAGCAGCATATCGTCCTGCGGGGCCTGACGGGTCGTTTCCCGGCGGTGACGCAGGGCCGCCTCGATCAGCGCACTGGTCGACGTACCGTTGACCGATCGTCGCTTGCGTCCGTACGAAACCATCGAGCGGAACTCGCCACCGAAGTCGTCGCCGTCGCACTGCACCGGCTCGCAGGTTGGCATGCACGGCGTCACGAGCGCCCGGAACTGCACCATCTCCGAGGACGGGAACTTGAAGGCGTCAAAGTGCGACAGGAGGATCTTGGCCGACTTGTTGCTCTTGTAGATCGGGCCCATGATGAAGTGGTCCGTGGGGCAACCGCGCGCATCGATCAGCGTGATCTCGCTACTGTCGACGCCGTCCATCGCGACCAGCTCGCGGACAAAGATCTCGTACGGGGACTGCGGGTCGAGGATCTCGAAGTGCAGCGCCAGGGGATCGCCGACCTCGGCCGTGCGCATCATCTCGCTGCCGTCGCGCGTGGTAATCTTCATCACAACGTTCGGCGAGTCGACGACCACCTCCTCGGACAGGGCCGGTTCGATGTCGCCCGTCACGTCCAGATCGACGTCGTTCGAGACGGTCTTGTTCGTCAGGTCATACTGGCAGGTGACGGCCAGCCCTAGATCGGACGACGTCACGATCGTATCGTGGTGCTGGATGACGACATCGTTCAGGTAGCGGCCGAGTCCGTTCTGGCGCACGTTGCAATCGATGTCCTGGTAGCCCATGCGCAGCTCGAACTCGAGCGCACTCTTCACGTCCACCGCGCACGAGTTGGGCGAACCCTTGGCGTACACCTTGCCATCGAACAGCTTGGAGGTGCGAATCTTAGCGATCATATCTCCGGCGCGGCACTCGATCGACACGTTGTAGCACGAGGACAGCTCGTAGGTGGCGGCCTCCGGCACGTCGAGGTACGGATCCTGGATGTCGGACAGCGTGGCGCGGCTGTGGTGCGACAGGCGGCACACCATGTCGCCAGTATCTCCATAGTCGTACGAGTGGCACCGGTACGGCGAGCTCAGGCACAGCTCACGGCACTCGTCCACGCTCGCGACGTCCTGGTAGACCGAATCGACCGTCTTCAGGATGCGGCCCGAGAGGCGCTTGAACTCGCACAGCTTCGTCGGCTCCTCGGCGCAGTTGTTCTCCAGATAGTCGGCACCGTCGTTCGTCTGGAATGCGGACGATCCGGCCAGCGTGATCCGGTCCATGTCGGACAGCTCGCAAGACATCGTTGCCTGGTAGAAGTTGGCCGAGCTGTgtagaagcaaaacaaagaaagaaggACGCTCATAAGAATCTGGCAAACAGTTGGATGCGAAGGTGTTTCAGTATTGGAAAGCAAATTGCCCAAATGCTTCGTGCCATTCGGTGCGATACGATCGGTGAGCCAACGGTGAATCATCAGAAACGGAAACAGCAGGCGAAGAAAGCGCACAACAGCAGCTGCCGTCGAGGCAACAATATTGGCTACAAATTGGCCGTTAAATGTTGCTTGCTTCTCGTTGCAGTACGTTCGAGCTCTAAGCGTGGTGATTGTGATCTTGTTTCATGCTCTTGCCAGCCGCCCTCTGGACGCAACAACACACAGCACACGACACCTCGGCCGGTTCGTCGCTTACAAGGGGATGCGAATCGGCAGAACACAGCAACCCATAGGCCCCGTTTGGCCAGCCCCGTCGTGGCCATATTCAAATCGGTATAATTTAATCTCGCTCCCGATTGAACACCCAGTTGTCCCAGTTCGACGCTCGGACGACACACCGGAGCGACACCGTTGCAAAAATGCCATGCCATGCCCCTAACGATCGCCTAACGGGTTCCGGTACACGGGTCCCGGTCCTTGTTGGATGTCGAGCCGGGGTGGATTTGTTTAGCATAACAACACCCCGACCGCGGTTGGAGtaattataataattgatCAATTTTCCACGATAGCAAAAGCGCACACAGGGGACCGTCCCACCGCAAGAAATATGTTTCTGCATATGTTTCCGGGTTTTCCCGAGTGGAGGTCGGTTGGCGAAGATTAGCATTCCTTCCTGCGACAGAAAGACGTTCCTTACGTCGATGGCATGGCGATCGGgaaagcattaaaaaataaagcgGGTCATTTATGACGGAAGAGAGTCCCTGTTGAAATAAACCAATTGAGGCCGTCGGTGCAAGTATCTGACTCCACGTTAAGAGTAAGAGTCCGACCCATAGCCGGAAGGATCAAACCCCCGTTTATAAGGAGTAAAAATTGGAGCGAAGCAAATGAATAGAGTCTACAAGGTGGGTAGGTGCAAGTGTGTCGCTCTCGCTATTTACTTGGCCATCCCCATTGTCTGGCGCCGGTGTGTCGATCATCGAAgggttgtggtttgtttcattttccctgGATCTTTCAGACGTCCCCGCAAGGGCAGCtttccatttcttcttccGTCCGTCGGTTGCGGAAAGCGGTTCGGTTTTGGTGATCGACACGCTTCAGGTGATTTTTGTGGTCTACGTGTCCGGGGCGAGTTCTATATGGCCCGAggtgaatatgtttttttttcttcttctgttgttcgtttatttcattttccgtATCTATCACCACGATCAGCGAAAGGTGGAGTAAAAAGCATTCCCCAGGCGTTCTGTGGTTTGCACGGCCGGTTGGATCGGAACGGTTCCACGTTGACACACGGTGGATCGGTGGCCAGAATCCAGTTCTGCTAATGGAGTCATTCCCCCCTTCGGGAACGAAATTCGATCATCATTCGAGGCCCAACGATCGACGGATGTCCTACGGCGGGGCGAATTGCAATCGACATGAGATGCCGTTGGTCTTTCTCTGATTCGATTTAAACTTATGGTTAATTTATTCCACAGTGACGAACCACTGAAGACCGTGTGTTGCGGAATGCAAGGGCAATAAATTGCGAAAAACAGCGACACCCAAATCGATCGGCAAAAATTGAATCGAATGCCGACACAGAGAGCCGCGCCGGATCCTTTCTTCTCCTCATCCCCAGGAGGTGGTGATAAAAAATAACCAGGAAAAACAAGTTCTCGCCTCGCGCCTCGCTTCGTTGGCTTTGAGTCCTTTGATCCGTGCGTGCAACGGTTTATTCCGTGGACTCGctctcaaaataaaaaaaacccaaaacaaccgCTCTCCTCGCattaattgaaaagaaaactgatGTTGGAAAAGAAGGAGGCAGCTTTTGGCAGCCAAGTTCGAGCATTAAGTTCGGGAAGGCCCGGAAGATCCGAAGGCTGCAGCATCCGTAATGGCGTCGGCACCTCGAacctggcgagtttttattcaCCTGGGAACGGGTGATGATTTTAAGTGTCGCGTTCAGTTTGGCACCATAGAAcgattctgttttttttatgcttttatcTCCACGTTCCGATATGATGCCCCCCCTTCGAGGGGTTCGTCgtctcttttttgtttttggttaatTTTTCCCCCCCACTCGTTTTTCAGTCTTAATAATTAGCCTTCACGATCAATCTTTCCACAAGAGCCGGATAGGTCGAGGTCCGCGCAAAAGATCGTGCGCGGtgcgaaaagaaatggaaaacacatAAAACTCTCGTTTGTGGCGAGACCGGGCCGCGAGTTTTTGGGGCGCGTTACACAATTCGGTTTGGTTCGTTTCCGCTGCCTCCAACCAGAACAACCAGACCCGGGCAATCTCCCGCGGGTCGTTGAACCGGAACGTCCTTGGGAGTGGAAATGGGTGAAGAGTGAAGTGAAACACCAAACACAGGAATCTGAAAATAACTATGCACGGCAAACCATATAATGACACTTGCATGGTTTGCTCGCCCCGTCGCTTCGCCGAGGTTTGTGAAAATTGAGCTGTTTAGGTCGCGGGCCCCGCGGTGGAGCGGATGGCGCGAACGGCCTGATGACATCGCTTTACCGCACCCCAGCCCcggttccggtgtggttttgcgTTGCGATGATTGATTACGGAGACAAACTGTCCCGGGGTGAGATGGTAGCGAAATACCCGAGTGCCGAGAAGCGAATAAACAAACTGACGGGTCGGGCTTCTGGAATCAAATAGACTGACAGCGACCGACTGGCTAGCTGGATGGATAGAATGTGGAGGGGACGAGACCGTTCGACAGCTAGAACTCGAAACTGAACCAAGATGGATCGAActcaaaccgaaccgaagcgcGGTTCATCGCTTGTTTGATCGGTCGAGAGATTTAAACGATATGCCGGGAGTTCTAGCGGCCATATTCTTGCAAACGATTTGTTTCCTGTCATGTAACGGATTACCATTCGGCTGTTCGAGGGACCGGGGTTCAATAATTGGTGATCATTAGAGCCGAAAGCCTTCGCCGCGTCGGGCGTTTTCTGTCGCGATGATCCACGATTCCCACTGCGCATGATCGCTTGAAAGAAGCCGGGACGTTTTGTGACCACCGGCAAGTGAACCGTGGTCAACCGAACCAGCCAGCGGATCGGATCGTCGTGGTATTTGCTGCACATTCTGCACACCCACCCCCTTCCCTTTTTGCCAAACCCGGCGCGAGAGGAACGTTGTTCGTTGTTCTACAACGGTTTTAACAAGCACACGGTGCTTTATTAAATCAAAATGGCTTTCAATGGCGCGGCGACGATCGAGCGACGAAAGGTTCTACAACCGCCACCGCCTTCCCTCTCTTCCCTGCCGCCCatttgtgtgtgcgcgcgcggaTTTGGGCTCGCGATAGGCAATAATAATAGGTTCACCGGGGCACATCCGGGGATAGAagtatcgtttttcttttccttccttcttttttttgtttctcctatTTCATCGTTCCTCCTCCCCCACCTTCCCTGCCGGGGACGGGCTCCGTTTGTGCCGTGCGCACGTTTGAAAATCGcgaacggcggcggcggcggcggtggcggtggcggtacCAAATCGAGCCAAAGTACAAACACCCCGAACATTGGTATGCCGAGCCTTGGTTGGGCCCGGCGTGGTCTGGTTCATAAGTGCATTGACAGGTTCCCGGGTGGATGGTTGTGCGCTTCCAAAagggcattaaaaaaaaaggatcggGAGTTGTTTCCATTTCTACAATGGAGCTCCTCCAAGGCACTCCAAATTGGAAAACTGGGTGGACCGCGGCGGCGGTGGACCGTGGTAAGATTCTTATCAGTGAAAGGAGCGAGGAGGAATTCTCGAACGGCCGTTTCGTGTAGCTGCTCCCTGGTGGGTTCGCAGGAAGCGGGTCCGGGTTTTGGGAGGGAGTtggggaaaatataaaatatgtaCGCTTTcttgtgcgcgcgcgcgcgcccagTTAATGGTCCTCGGTTGTTTGCTAACAATTGGCGAAAGATGTCCTCTTGAGGTATGGggaactgttttttcttctccctatCCCTTCTAACCACAAGTTCCCCTCGTTCTTCCCATTGCCTCAAGATCGAGGATCGTTTCCGCTAAACACGTATTCTCGcgcactctttctctctctccctctttatGTTCGGTTCGTTTTCGGGGTCGCGGTTCAAATAGTAATTGTTTCCACACTGCTATCGCCTAACAATAATGATATAGTGTATCGTTGGGGGTAGGCTTCTCTCGTTGGCTTGGCAAAGAACCGGCAAAAGGTGATGGACCTTGGCGGATCGTCCGCCATAAAGAACACGCTGTTCGCGGGAAGCACGGGATTGTGGTTGCGCaagccaaaaccaaaaccgaaccgaaccaaaCCCCGTTTCCTGCGGATGGGGGAGAGAGTGTGTGAGGAGAGGTAAGGAGTTGGTTTCGCTAGGGGATGATGTAAGATTTCGCGCAAGGTGCGCGCCTTAAGCTTTGCGCGCGCGGGCGTTGAGCGGGTAAGGTACATAATTAACAGGTTGTTATGGATTCCTTTTGCGGCCGCAAGCGGGGAGGGAGGGTTCGCTGTCCGTGCTGCCCCCGAATAAAGCACCGAACGCGAACCTGACGCAAAGAATCGCGGCTAAGGGCACAATTACGCCTCGGCTGCTTGTTGCCGTCTTTCTTCTTAGTGGACCCTTACTAGCCTTGGTTGAGGAAGACCTCCGCCTCGTCTCGTTGCTGCcgggttttgtgtgtgtgtgtgtgatccATTTTGTGCTAATAAGACAAACGAAACACATCCTTCCCCCCCACTCTCGGATTGTATCCGATGCAGGTTGCACGTAAACCACCCGCACTCATCATCCTGCGTGCTTCGGATCACGTACGGATCGCGCATCTCCCTGGTGGAAACGCGTGCCGAGGGCCGCGTGATTGGGGAGTAATTGGAATGTCAGCCGCACGCTACAACCAGCCCCCCGGATCTTCTGTCGCGCCAGCGCACCGGATCGGATTGGGTTCGGAGTAGAAGAtgaaacgacgacgacgacgacgacgtgttTTGCCAGGCGGAAGGTGATCATTCTTGTCGACTGCAGACAAGATCTACTAACTGCTTCGATGGTTATCAACCTCCTTCGCGACGGACTCATGTCGTTGTGGGTAGGGGAAGCGGATGAGGGGGTTTGTGTACACGATCAGCACGAAAACGGCAACAAGGGGATCGTGATGGAAGAagttctcgctctctctcgcCAGTTCTTCTTTACGTCAAATGAAGCCGGGGAGGGCAGGGAAGATGGTTCGACGCAAAAGTCATCCGTGTGGACACCGTGTGACCTTAGGGCGTTCGCTTTGGGGGCGAAGAAGGCGCGCGTGGTCGGTGGTGACGCCAAGGCGGCGCTCGCGAGCAGATGTACTTCTAATCTCGTACCGAACGATCTAGAAGACGGGAGCGAGCGAAGAAATCCTCGTTCCTCGACGCTGGGTCTCATAATTATTTACCATCGTCGGCCTGATCCGGTAGAAGGACCAGTTAATTGAGTTGGTGATGTGATTTCGCTACCACGCTGCACGGAAAATGTCACCCATTATCGGGTGAcgcgtttttcttcgcttcaaTCGGCTTATTTCGGGTGGGCCTCCCGCTTTTGTCGGGTGTTGTGTGCGTGAATCGATCACGAGTCAAAAGGCAAAGCCGTCCGATAAGCGCTCGTTAGAGTAGCGCACCGGTGATTGTTGGGCTTTACATAATTAGGAGCTTGCGGTAATTAATTCGAAAGGTCAGAGCAAAATTATGCTAAGACCTTTCCCGTCGTCGCTAAGCTGCAAGCTAATGATGCCGAAGGCAAACATAAGACGGGTCAAAATACACATTTGTCAAACTGTTGTATGATGCTTTGTGTTCGTTTCGGTGGTGGTTACATATTGTTTCCCGGAATTTTTTCTGCGAAAACAAAGCACACGACATCGGTCTTAGATAAAAGCACCCTTCGCCGAGGTGGAAGAtaaacgaaaagcaaaagtGCTTGCCAGGAGGGGACAACAGTGGAATTTGTGTTGGAACATAAGCTGAATTTTGTGCTTTGTGGGGAGAGGGAGGAAGGAACCGGCATTCCATATCTGCGCCGACCGTTGTCGCTGTCGTTTGGTGACGAGTGGCGAACAAACTCGCATAAATCACTCCCAGCTTAGCGGGGCCAATGTTCTTGAATCCGTCGGTTCATCGGTCGGAAAAAATGACTGTTAATTACCATTCTTTCTGCACCGAGTAAAACCAACATAATCTTCCTCGCGGGGCCCGGGCGAGAAAACATGGCCCCAAGCAGCAGAATGCATATCAACCTGTGCTCCCTTTTTCCCGGCTGTTTTCTCTCTCAAGGTTTCCCTATCCCTATCAAGTAAGTAATTGCAATCCCGTCCCTCTTCGACTTCGACGCTTAGGCCGGTAATTAATTTGCAACGATCGCTCGAGTACATACATCATTAGCaaatgaactatttatttCTTAACACGCTCACGCCGGGGTTTTCGCTGTCTCGTCTCTTGTGCGGTTGTTTACGATAACTTCACACTTTTTCTTCGTACGTTGCTACTTTAGTCGGGCGAATGGGGTTGAGGTCCCGAACTCCACCACCCTTAGAGAGCGTTTTGCCCAACAACCAGCTTACTTCACTTCCATGGTAGAGCGGCGGTACAAACTGACACCGGTTTGTTTGGAGCGTGAAGAAGGAGCCGGGTTTTCCACTGACTTCCTTCCACAAGACCCACCGTTGGGTACATGTTCGTACAGATAAGTCTCAATCGGCGGTTGGATAAGGCGGCGGACACAAATTTGATCCTGCCGCAGGCTAATTCCGTAGGCGAAACAGCGTGTACCCGAGGAGCGCACCTAAAGTGCCTTTTTGTGGAGTTTAGGTCGGGAatacgaaaaaaggaaagcccaACCTCATGGTGTAAATAATGAGCAATTGTAATTAAGTAATCAAAAGCCTTTTTCCCCCTGGTGCCGCCCGATCGAGTGCTCAACAGCGTCTCGAAGGGTCACGGATAGCACTTATCCGGCGTGTCTAGCcggtcgccgtcgtcgtcgtcgtagtccGCAggccactgctgctgctgcgttgAT
This window harbors:
- the LOC131289165 gene encoding uncharacterized protein LOC131289165 → MLPRSLRSVLLTCLLLASSPSIDGAKRRSRLDLPISKPADAPLEDNLATASGSEPAFERVEAPAAITPAAAVAAPATASAAAATSSAATSAETESSANVSGSGSAENSSQMIDEYSDEECDPDFIAFELVTGYVFSAPNKLLDSMPGTLMLTDCLEACQNNDSCASVNYETGLCVLFSSNSDKLPGALTKSQFPVFTIYAQKSCLKLRPCERAWCIDRVQGFKLNGHVKRTAQVVSRRDCIEMCLGENEFTCRSANFYQATMSCELSDMDRITLAGSSAFQTNDGADYLENNCAEEPTKLCEFKRLSGRILKTVDSVYQDVASVDECRELCLSSPYRCHSYDYGDTGDMVCRLSHHSRATLSDIQDPYLDVPEAATYELSSCYNVSIECRAGDMIAKIRTSKLFDGKVYAKGSPNSCAVDVKSALEFELRMGYQDIDCNVRQNGLGRYLNDVVIQHHDTIVTSSDLGLAVTCQYDLTNKTVSNDVDLDVTGDIEPALSEEVVVDSPNVVMKITTRDGSEMMRTAEVGDPLALHFEILDPQSPYEIFVRELVAMDGVDSSEITLIDARGCPTDHFIMGPIYKSNKSAKILLSHFDAFKFPSSEMVQFRALVTPCMPTCEPVQCDGDDFGGEFRSMVSYGRKRRSVNGTSTSALIEAALRHRRETTRQAPQDDMLLVQSIQITDKFGFEKQQGAKPKISSSETVFVANDGQGICVNGLGLIVAGAVFLLAQLAVIAIWTYLWQRRRKQRQFENASMGSSVVPTPTLTGSRADSMCKLYDSGYAGRHF